The genomic DNA TCAAACAGCTTCCTGTACTCCCTTTGACTTGATAAGTGAAGGCTTCAAGTCCAGTAGCTATAGGTGCGCTTACAGTGTAACACACAGCGACATAAGACATGTTCCAGACAGGTTAGGACAATTTTCAGAGAAAAAGTTTGGTGCAATCCCATGGTCCACAGGGTTGGATCTACCAACATTAAGGTAAGTGACATTCAAAAAAGCACAGTCCTATGCTCTAGTATCAATTTCTCAAATTGCTCCCTGTACTCCCCTGGGTCTGAACGCAGCCCAAGAGTTGGAAAAGGAAGGTACTCATGTTGATGTGAAATATGTTCGGTGCCTCAGGCATGAAGGAACATGTAGAATCAGAGAGGTACAGTTAGTTTGTTATGTTCAAGTCCTTGAACATGGAATTCTTGCAAAACACAGACTCTGTTAGGTACCATGTATCCGATGGTCCAACAAACCAGACACGGTGCGTGTGATCCCTTCGATAGCTCAGTTGGTAGAGCGGAGGACTGTAGGTGTATGGGACAGGAATCCTTAGGTCGCTGGTTCAACTCCGGCTCGGAGGAGATTTTACAATACCTTCTGTCTGTACTGATTGAACccagctaaaaacaaaacttaatcgCAATGGCGTTTACTACCATTTCATAGTATCGCTATACTCCTTTGAGTGATCAGTTGGAAAAGCAAAGACTTCTCTGTGTGTTGGAAGAAGACATGTTTCCTCCCACTTTACTCTAGTTTCAGTCAGAAAGTAGGGCCAAGTCCTTAGGTCCAAAAGACTGATCTCATTAAAGGTCACTGACATTAACCCCTCCCCCTCCTACCCTCATGTATACATTTGAGGGACACTGTAGGTGTATGGAAATATCAAACAGCTTCCTGTACTCCTTTTGACTTGATAAAGTGAAGGCTTCAAAGTCAGTAGCTATAGGTGCGCTTACAGTGTAACACACAGCGAACATAAGACATGTTCCAGACAGGTTAGGACAATTTTCAGAGAAAAAGTTTGGTGCAATCCCATGGTCCAACAGGGTTGGATCTACCAACATTAAGGTAAGTGACATTCAAAAAAAGCACAGTCCTATGCTCTAGTATCAATTTCTCAAATTGCTCCTGTACTCCCCTGGTCTGAACGCAGCCCAGAGTTGAAAAGGAAGGATACTCATGTTGATGTGAAATATGTTCGGTGCCTCAGGCATGAAGGAACATGTAGAATCAGAGAGGTACAGTTAGTTTTGTTATGTTCAAGTCCTTGAAACATGGAATTCTTGCAAAACACAGACTCTGTTAGGTACATGTATCCGATGGTCCAACAAACCAGACACGGTGCGTGTGATCCCTTCGATAGCTCAGTTGGTAGAGCGGAGACTGTAGGTGTATGGGAACAGGAATCCTTAGGTGCTGGTTCAACTCCGGCTCGGAGGAGATTTTACAATACCTTCTGTCTGTACTGATTGAACCCAGCTAAAAACAAACTTAATCGCAATGGCGTTTACTACCATTTCATAGTATCGCTATACTCCTTTGAGTGATCAGTTGGAAAGCAAGACTTCTCTGTGTGTTGGAAGAGACATGTTTCCTCCCACTTTACTCTAGTTTTCAGTCAGAAAGTAGGGCCAAGTCCTTAGGTCCAAAAGACTGATCTACATTAAAGGTCACTGACATAACCCCTCCCCCTCCTACCCTCATGTATACATTTGAGGGACACTGTAGGTGTATGGGAATATCAAAACAGCTTCCTGTACTCCCTTTGACTTGATAAGTGAAGGCTTCAAAGTCAGTAGCTATAGGTGCGCTTACAGTGTAACACACAGCGAACATAAGACATGTTCCAGACAGGTTAGGACAATTTTCAGAGAAAAGTTTGGTGCAATCCATGGTCCAACAGGGTTGGATCTACCAACATTAAGGTAAGTGACATTCAAAAAAGCACAGTCCTATGCTCTAGTATCAATTTCTCAAAATTGCTCCCTGTACTCCCCTGGGTCTGAACGCAGCCCAGAGTTGGAAAAAGGAAGGATACTCATGTTGATGTGAAATATGTTCGGTGCCTCAGGCATGAAGGAACATGTAGAATCAGAGAGGTACAGTTAGTTTTGTTATGTTCAAGTCCTTGAAACATGGAATTCTTGCAAAACACAGACTCTGTTAGGTACCATGTATCCGATGGTCCAACAAACCAGACACGGTGCGTGTGATCCCTTCGATAGCTCAGTTGGTAGAGCGGAGGACTGTAGGTGTATGGGAACAGGAATCCTTAGGTCGCTGGTTCAACTCCGGCTCGGAGGAGATTTTACAATACCTTCTGTCTGTACTGATTGAACccagctaaaaacaaaacttaatcgCAATGGCGTTTACTACCATTTCATAGTATCGCTATACTCCTTTGAGTGATCAGTTGGAAAAGCAAAGACTTCTCTGTGTGTTGGAAGAAGACATGTTTCCTCCCACTTTACTCTAGTTTTCAGTCAGAAAGTAGGGCCAAGTCCTTAGGTCCAAAAGACTGATCTACATTAAAGGTCACTGACAttaacccctcccccctcctacCCTCATGTATACATTTGAGGGACACTGTAGGTGTATGGGAAATATCAAAACAGCTTCCTGTACTCCCTTTGACTTGATAAAGTGAAGGCTTCAAAGTCAGTAGCTATAGGTGCGCTTACAGTGTAACACACAGCGAACATAAGACATGTTCCAGACAGGTTAGGACAATTTTCAGAGAAAAAGTTTGGTGCAATCCATGGTCCAACAGGGTTGGATCTACCACATTAAGGTAAGTGACATTCAAAAAAAGCACAGTCCTATGCTCTAGTATCAATTTCTCAAAATTGCTCCCTGTACTCCCCTGGGTCTGAACGCAGCCCAAGAGTTGGAAAAAGGAAGGATACTCATGTTGATGTGAAATATGTTCGGTGCCTCAGGCATGAAGGAACATGTAGAATCAGAGAGGTACAGTTAGTTTTGTTATGTTCAAGTCCTTGAAACATGGAATTCTTGCAAAACACAGACTCTGTTAGGTACCATGTATCCGATGGTCCAACAAACCAGACACGGTGCGTGTGATCCCTTCGATAGCTCAGTTGGTAGAGCGGAGGACTGTAGGTGTATGGGAACAGGAATCCTTAGGTCGCTGGTTCAACTCCGGCTCGGAGGAGATTTTACAATACCTTCTGTCTGTACTGATTGAACCCAgctaaaacaaaacttaatcgCAATGGCGTTTACTACCATTTCATAGTATCGCTATACTCCTTTGAGTGATCAGTTGGAAAAGCAAAGACTTCTCTGTGTGTTGGAAGAAGACATGTTTCCTCACACTTTACTCTAGTTTTCAGTCAGAAAGTAGGGCCAAGTCCTTAGGTCCAAAAAGACTGATCTACATTAAAGGTCACTGACAGTAAAAAAACCCCCTCCTACCCTCATGTATACATTTGAGGGACACTGTAGGTGTATGGGAAATATCAAAACAGCTTCCTGTACTCCCTTTGACTTGATAAAGTGAAGGCTTCAAAGTCAGTAGCTATAGGTGCGCTTACAGTGTAACACACAGCGAACATAAGACATGTTCCAGACAGGTTAGGACAATTTTCAGAGAAAAAGTTTGGTGCAATCCCATGGTCCAACAGGGTTGGATCTACCAACATTAAGGTAAGTGACATTCAAAAAAAGCACAGTCCTATGCTCTAGTATCAATTTCTCAAAATTGCTCCCTGTACTCCCCTGGGTCTGAACGCAGCCCAAGAGTTGGAAAAAGGAAGGATACTCATGTTGATGTGAAATATGTTCGGTGCCTCAGGCATGAAGGAACATGTAGAATCAGAGAGGTACAGTTAGTTTTGTTATGTTCAAGTCCTTGAAACATGGAATTCTTGCAAAACACAGACTCTGTTAGGTACCATGTATCCGATGGTCCAACAAACCAGACACGGTGCGTGTGATCCCTTCGATAGCTCAGTTGGTAGAGCGGAGGACTGTAGGTGTATGGGAACAGGAATCCTTAGGTCGCTGGTTCAACTCCGGCTCGGAGGAGATTTTACAATACCTTCTGTCTGTACTGATTGAACccagctaaaaacaaaacttaatcgCAATGGCGTTTACTACCATTTCATAGTATCGCTATACTCCTTTGAGTGATCAGTTGGAAAAGCAAAGACTTCTCTGTGTGTTGGAAGAAGACATGTTTCCTCCCACTTTACTCTAGTTTTCAGTCAGAAAGTAGGGCCAAGTCCTTAGGTCCAAAAAGACTGATCTACATTAAAGGTCACTGACATtaaccccctcccccctcctacCCTCATGTATACATTTGAGGGACACTGTAGGTGTATGGGAAATATCAAAACAGCTTCCTGTACTCCCTTTGACTTGATAAAGTGAAGGCTTCAAAGTCAGTAGCTATAGGTGCGCTTACAGTGTAACACACAGCGAACATAAGACATGTTCCAGACAGGTTAGGACAATTTTCAGAGAAAAAGTTTGGTGCAATCCCATGGTCCAACAGGGTTGGATCTACCAACATTAAGGTAAGTGACATTCAAAAAAAGCACAGTCCTATGCTCTAGTATCAATTTCTCAAATTGCTCCCTGTACTCCCCTGGGTCTGAACGCAGCCCAAGAGTTGGAAAAAGGAAGGATACTCATGTTGATGTGAAATATGTTCGGTGCCTCAGGCATGAAGGAACATGTAGAATCAGAGAGGTACAGTTAGTTTTGTTATGTTCAAGTCCTTGAAACATGGAATTCTTGCAAAACACAGACTCTGTTAGGTACCATGTATCCGATGGTCCAACAAACCAGACACGGTGCGTGTGATCCCTTCGATAGCTCAGTTGGTAGAGCGGAGGACTGTAGGTGTATGGGAACAGGAATCCTTAGGTCGCTGGTTCAACTCCGGCTCGGAGGAGATTTTACAATACCTTCTGTCTGTACTGATTGAACCCAGCTAAAAACAAACTTAATCGCAATGGCGTTTACTACCATTTCATAGTATCGCTATACTCCTTTGAGTGATCAGTTGGAAAAGCAAAGACTTCTCTGTGTGTTGGAAGAAGACATGTTTCCTCCCACTTTACTCTAGTTTTCAGTCAGAAAGTAGGGCCAAGTCCTTAGGTCCAAAAAGACTGATCTACATTAAAGGTCACTGACATTAACCCCTCCCCCTCCTACCTCATGTATACATTTGAGGGACACTGTAGGTGTATGGGAAATATCAAAACAGCTTCCTGTACTCCCTTTGACTTGATAAAGTGAAGGCTTCAAAGTCAGTAGCTATAGGTGCGCTTACAGTGTAACACACAGCGAACATAAGACATGTTCCAGACAGGTTAGGACAATTTTCAGAGAAAAAGTTTGGTGCAATCCCATGGTCCAACAGGGTTGGATCTACCAACATTAAGGTAAGTGACATTCAAAAAAAGCACAGTCCTATGCTCTAGTATCAATTTCTCAAAATTGCTCCCTGTACTCCCCTGGGTCTGAACGCAGCCCAAGAGTTGGAAAAAGGAAGGATACTCATGTTGATGTGAAATATGTTCGGTGCCTCAGGCATGAAGGAACATGTAGAATCAGAGAGGTACAGTTAGTTTTGTTATGTTCAAGTCCTTGAAACATGGAATTCTTGCAAAACACAGACTCTGTTAGGTACCATGTATCCGATGGTCCAACAAACCAGACACGGTGCGTGTGATCCCTTCGATAGCTCAGTTGGTAGAGCGGAGGACTGTAGGTGTATGGGAACAGGAATCCTTAGGTCGCTGGTTCAACTCCGGCTCGGAGGAGATTTTACAATACCTTCTGTCTGTACTGATTGAACccagctaaaaacaaaacttaatcgCAATGGCGTTTACTACCATTTCATAGTATCGCTATACTCCTTTGAGTGATCAGTTGGAAAAGCAAAGACTTCTCTGTGTGTTGGAAGAAGACATGTTTCCTCCCACTTTACTCTAGTTTTCAGTCAGAAAATAGGCCCAAGTTCTTAGTTATGGTCCAACAGGGTTGGATCTACCAACATTAAGGTAAGTGACAGTCAAAAAAAACCACAGTCCTATGCTCTACTTTCAATTTCTAAAAATTGCTCCTTGTGCTCCCCTGGTTCTGAAGGGTTTTAATCTACCAATATTAAGGTAAGtgacataacaaacaaaaacaaaaaacacagtacTATGCTCTAGTATCAATTTCTGAACAATGGAGAACTCAAAAATGCTAGCTTTACTCCCCTGAATCTGAAGGCAGCCCAAGagttgaaaaacaacaacaagtcCTAGATCCTTCAACACCGATTAGTATAGACTGGTAAGTAAAAATTAGACTCCCATGTCTTTAAATGGGAAGATGGCTATGATGAAAACTTCTTTTTGATCAGCGGTAGTGGACATCAATGACAGTTATGTCACTGTCATCTGATGGGAtcttctctttttcctctgtattattgtagaggcTTTACCtcataatataaagcaccttgaggcgactgttgttaaaaaatgaaatctaCTAGTCTATCTATGATTAATGACAAGCAAACAAGGACTTGTTCAAGGCAACTGGCACAGGTCAGTCTTTCCAAAATACCACAAAGACAAATTTCTGATAATTCTACATTTTTATTAAAGTATGTATAAAATTCAAATACCATGGCCCCCATCCTACCCCAACATGGTTTTGTCGCTGTATACACATAAATTAAGCCATCTAGTAGAACTAAAATACTAATTTACATTATTTCACAAAGTaatctgtatttttatgtatacaGAAGATTTCACATAACAGAGAGATAACATGTAACAAGTCAGTTACATGTCATTCCAGACATGTAACAGACTGCAATGGTGTTGAGTAACAAAccaaataaaaattttaaatcttacaaaaactgaaacattttgaCTCTAATGTCAAACTGTCCTCATATTTCATTCCAGGCTGTGCTACTAAACTTTAAAACAACTGTTATTTAAGTTACAGTGTTTAATTTAcagcattttcttcattttatgaCAAACTCCAGGATGTCCAGAGTACTTTGCATTTTGGAGCAGTAGACTGTAGAGCATGTAACCTTCTGTTTGTTGCACTGTGGACTGTTTAAACTGATGAGCTATCAGGTATGCTTACAGGAGATGCGAGCAGGGGAGCCAGCAGTAAGAGTAATAGGACCAGTATATGTGGGGGAAGTGGTGTAGCATGGTGGGTTGTCAAGTTCAGATGGAGATCCAATACTGTTGCTGGAGGAGTCATCTGTGGAAGGATCCTGCAAAACACAGTGACATGAGCCCAACTTCACTCTCCAAAagtaacattttattatttaaaaatttaacaatttaattttaaatttcattgtGGCTATTTGTGTAGATGGCTCTCAGATTACCTAATAGCGAAACTCACTGGTTTCGGTTTACTGAGCTTAGCCTGTGAGACTGATAAGCTGCTACTAAATGAGCAAAAAGATTTGGATAGCTTGGTTTTGAAATTTCTGCAGCTAATGAGACAGTTTATAATGAGCCATGATGAGCACCTTATAGCTGGTCTGTCTCTCCATGAAGCTATTAAACTGGCTAGCCTCGACTTTTATAAATGTATGCTTTTATCTAACAAATTTAGCAGTTTGCATGTTCCTTAGTACTTTTTTCCAGAACATAATGTTGCATGTATTCCTTGTAGTGACTTGTGGGTTTTATGCCTAAAGAGTATGACATAGAAGACAAAATTTGTTAGATGATAGTTTCAGATTTGTTGTGGTGTCATTCACGACTCACAGAATGTAATAAAATCAGACCGTTAATGAAAAGTGGTACCTTTTGCTGGAGGATATAAAGTGAAGTTACTGCATTTATCCCATTGTGCTGTGGTATTTTTGGAAGCACACAATCTGtgatgaagtaaaaaaaaacaacaattgtATACAAATTCACACTCCTTTTTCACATTTCATAACTGTCATCACAGCTATACTTTACCTGTGTGATTGATTGGTGTTTGGTGAGAACGGTTATAAAACCTGGAGAGGTGCTTTCTAGGGGGCTGTCTTGGTCTGTGTACACAAAATATTTGATCAGTTTTGTGATACTTGGCATTGAATTCAATTATTTAATAGCCAGTCTTACTTTTTAGAAGGTGTCCAGCAGGCACATATAGTCACCAAGGTGATCAAAAGAAAGATGCCTCCAGTAGAAAGGATAATATAAAGGGAACTTCTTTCTGGTTGGAATGTACAAGATTACAATTAATGAACAACACAGGcactaacaaaacaaaatgtgcaACTAGAGCTAATGGTATAGCCCACAGTATTCCTTCTCTTTGTGCCCATGTGACACACATACACCTTCTGGgtctgtttttcacttttttgtacTACTTTGTACCAGCCTTTCACATCATCACATTGATGGGCAATGTATATGTTGACACACCTTTCTTTGGCTTTCAAAAACCTCAGACTTTTCCTCCATCCCTACCAGAAGGCAAACATTTGTAATTTCTGAGAGAAATCTGACAAAAGATTTAGTAGAAAAGCATCCTCTCTGATCAACTGAAGGAActattttctttactttatgTAGACCTGCAGTGTTCTTACAGCTGCATAGTTAGAGAAGTTGTGTCACCCTCAGGACAGCCTGAACCAGTCTTTCAAATGAGCTATTAAACTGTCAACggaacaaaaactaaacacctGAAATTATATGACTGAATTGAATATTTTGAGCAGTGCACTGCAACACTTAGTAGTCAAAATCGCCACCTTTACAATTATTTACAGGCCTTGAGATGAAACTTGTTTTGAACTGAggctatcaaaataaaactgaattcaacTGAAATCTGCTGCCCATGTCTCTGTGTCTACCATGATGTTTTTAACCCTTGTTGACATTGCAATAACAAACTAAGGCAGTGTTACTTACTGTACACAGTCAGTCTAATTGGCAGACTTGTCATATTTCCCACTGGATTCTCCACTGTGCAGCTGTAGACATCATCATCTGCCATCAACACCCGCTTGATGGTCAAAAGCTTCTGATCAGGAGAAAACACGAACCTTGTCTCATTGGTCAGGAGTTTTCCGCCTTTGAACCACCTGTATGTAGTCCTGGTTCCATTGTCGTGAGAGCAGTTGAGGACAACATTTTCGCTAAGCTCCAGTAATGATGAAGACTCCATGTGGATATAAGGCCTGGAAATAGGTTCTGGATACAGGAAACAGATACAATAGTTCTGGATATGTTAGcagataaaaacaataaacatgcTGCTGTCCTTTTTTGAAGTTGTGTCTTGAAAGTCAGTACTTAACTTTTAAACTATATTACCTGTAGAATCAATAATGTCAAGTCAAAGTAATTCTTAAGTGTCAAAATTATTTGGTAGGGAATTGCACCAGAGTAGGAAGAAATGGTCTCCTCCTGGCTCATGTGGAACATTGCTGCTCCACCCTCCTCCTCTTTAAGACCCAGGTGACCTTCACTTGGGTTTCTACGTGGGCAGGATGATCGATGTCATTCTTAGAAGGAGAACTCATGGCATCAGATCAATACTTTCCACTTGCACTGTCATGACTGAAACTCAGTAATCAAAGATCAGTTCATGCTGGAAAGATTATTACTGAACCCACTCCACAGCCATCTTTGAAACAGTTATCTTAAAGCACCTCATTGAATTAATATCTATTTTAATGATCTCTGGGACATAAAAACTACATGTGCAGAATCAAACCAACCAAatgtggtttaaaaaacaaaacaaaactcactTTGCctcaaaatatgattttaaaaaaactaccataaaaaaaaaaagctctactGTTGAGGAATTCTCCAGAAGATTTCAATTCAACAGTCTGTCAGAAGTAAGTCTATTACTTATAATTTCTCAGGGAATAAGTTCTATCATAACACCAGAAAATATATTAATCTTCTCCTTTTGCATGgtccctttaggggtcgccacagccTCACGCTATCCCTTTTCCACTAAAGGCacaaatcttctctgtggtctttttTCCTTCCTCCAGCCTGGCAGCTCCAACTTTAATATCCTTTGTGgaatatatccactatccctcctttacacatgtccaaaccacctCAGCCTTGCCTCTTCAACTTTGTCTgcaaactgctcaacctgagctctGGCTGATGTGAATGTCTCTGCTGGTCACACCTATACTCActattatatatttgttttccaTACACAGATGAAAGGTTTGGTGTGCATTCATTCAGTTTGGTTGACCTCTCCATTCCTGTTATCTTCACCTTTTACTGTGGAATAAATTAAGTCTTTTATCAGTTTAAATAAGTGTTTTCCAAAACCTGACtagaacaattttttttttattttgtttgtgccaGTCGTTTGCACTCCATTTAAATTCAACAAGCAAAACAACACTTGCTGCTCATGCCAGCTCAAACTATTGTGGAAAAAGTTTGAGCTGGCATGAGAAGCATGTGCATGctcattttaaataatatagATGAAAAACTCTCAACAGAGCCTAAAAAGTAAAGGAAAGATGAAGTTAAAGTTAACTGTTGTTCCATAAAATTATGCTAATAAAAATGAGATGATTTACATCTGTGTGCCTGTCTGCTAACAGCCGACATACCAGTACAGCCAAATAATTCATGGAGTGACTTCATGAGATTCCTGGCATTCTTTCAGCCACCTACAACTTGAACAGTAGCCCAATCaggcaaagtgaaaaacatgTGGATGTGTAAGGACTTTGAATCTGTCCGGGAAGAAAGCTGATTACAAAGCGTAAACAGTGCAGTACAGTTTAATAAAATCCTTTTGCATTGTGGGataaaatgtttgcagaatcGTCTGAATGTTTGAGTATGTCTGAAACACACAATGATTCAGAAACCTGAACTCAGAGCAAGACTAATGATGTGCAAGATAAACAAAGGGCCACAAAGACTCATAGGCAGCTTATCAGGAGCAAGGAAAGATAAATATGCATGTTAAATTATAGTTCAGCAGGTTTATCTCCAAATTTTCATGCTGAACAGATCACTAATGGCTTTTTTACAGTCTAGGTAAGTGTTTTGAATCATCATGGTTTAAACTTATAGTTCAGACAATAAAcatgtctctctctctatatatattagAACTGATAGTGTTGCATTCAACAGCagaaaagagtttaaaaaaaatgtgcttttagaCCTAAAAACATTACAGAATTGTACAAATGGACATGTCGTCCTACCATCCACAGTGAGTGTGATGCTGCCCTCTCCTGGAAAGGTATCATCTGTGATGGAGATCTCTACGTCATATGTTCCATCATCAGCAAACCTGAGGTTGTGGAGAAGCAGAGTCCCATTCTCAAATACCAGGATACGATCCCGGTACTCGGGCCTCAGCGTCCCAATGATGTCCGTTCCAATCGACTGGACAACTGTGACAGATTTTTCCCTTTTAAGTAGCCACTTGATAACTGGCAGGTCTAAGCTGAAACTATCATAGCGGACTGACAGAAGGGCCTCCCCTCCTAATTTACCTCTAATGAGAGTATTTGGGATAGTCATATTCACTGCCAACACTCCACctgcacagaaacaaagaagaaagGTCCATGAGaagtttgttttccattttaaacaAATTGTAGTATCAGTTAACTTTTGCAGAGTTTTAAGATGACTGGCTTTTTGGAGTGCCAGATTTCAGGGAACAATGTTTTTCCATCAAATATTTGTAATGCACTCTACAACAACTACACTGGCATGAAAAACAGAAAGGGGTGGCTTTCAGTTGTGTGCATCATGCAGCTCTACACCAACACTCTCCACCATTAATTATAGGCGCCCACGCCCAGATGATCAGAACTCAATCAGCAACTCTGAAGAAAGGTAAAAcgttttaattttgtttgaaaatcttttttaataataatgttttttccACTAAGTGTACTAAATAAACTGGTAACTGAATACAGAAATGTTGTATAGGCTACTTTAAAATCATCCCACTCCACTATTTCATAGCCATGAATCTCAACAGTGAATACTTTAAATACTCTAAACACTTCATAGACTACAAGAGTTTGTTAGTTTTAGGTCATCTGCTTAAGAGAACAATTCTCGAATGATTGGGTTTATCTGGGGAGCATTATCAACAGTTTAAGTTAGCTGAACTAATCAtgtaaaacattacaaaacagATTATGTGACTGCACTTGTTGCCACACCTCTGTAACTGGTCCTGTAGTTTCCTGTTATAACTGCAAGCAGCGCAACCTGTGAATGGGCTCCCCCCAGATAAAGACTGGAGGTTGCATAACTGGTATGATATTCCAGTCACAACTAGATGTGAGAATCTTTCCAATATT from Oreochromis niloticus isolate F11D_XX linkage group LG10, O_niloticus_UMD_NMBU, whole genome shotgun sequence includes the following:
- the LOC100692100 gene encoding hepatocyte cell adhesion molecule isoform X2, encoding MTVSSVQPRSTNHAARLGGKQSLRPKMKEEKGAPLKNKIIYQISLLVCFGFCNSGGVLAVNMTIPNTLIRVVQSIGTDIIGTLRPEYRDRILVFENGTLLLHNLRFADDGTYDVEISITDDTFPGEGSITLTVDEPISRPYIHMESSSLLELSENVVLNCSHDNGTRTTYRWFKGGKLLTNETRFVFSPDQKLLTIKRVLMADDDVYSCTVENPVGNMTSLPIRLTVYKRSSLYIILSTGGIFLLITLVTICACWTPSKKPRQPPRKHLSRFYNRSHQTPINHTDCVLPKIPQHNGINAVTSLYILQQKDPSTDDSSSNSIGSPSELDNPPCYTTSPTYTGPITLTAGSPARISCKHT
- the LOC100692100 gene encoding hepatocyte cell adhesion molecule isoform X3, whose amino-acid sequence is MTIPNTLIRVVQSIGTDIIGTLRPEYRDRILVFENGTLLLHNLRFADDGTYDVEISITDDTFPGEGSITLTVDEPISRPYIHMESSSLLELSENVVLNCSHDNGTRTTYRWFKGGKLLTNETRFVFSPDQKLLTIKRVLMADDDVYSCTVENPVGNMTSLPIRLTVYKRSSLYIILSTGGIFLLITLVTICACWTPSKKPRQPPRKHLSRFYNRSHQTPINHTDCVLPKIPQHNGINAVTSLYILQQKDPSTDDSSSNSIGSPSELDNPPCYTTSPTYTGPITLTAGSPARISCKHT
- the LOC100692100 gene encoding hepatocyte cell adhesion molecule isoform X1; protein product: MTVSSVQPRSTNHAARLGGKQSLRPKMKEEKGAPLKNKIIYQISLLVCFGFCNSGGVLAVNMTIPNTLIRGKLGGEALLSVRYDSFSLDLPVIKWLLKREKSVTVVQSIGTDIIGTLRPEYRDRILVFENGTLLLHNLRFADDGTYDVEISITDDTFPGEGSITLTVDEPISRPYIHMESSSLLELSENVVLNCSHDNGTRTTYRWFKGGKLLTNETRFVFSPDQKLLTIKRVLMADDDVYSCTVENPVGNMTSLPIRLTVYKRSSLYIILSTGGIFLLITLVTICACWTPSKKPRQPPRKHLSRFYNRSHQTPINHTDCVLPKIPQHNGINAVTSLYILQQKDPSTDDSSSNSIGSPSELDNPPCYTTSPTYTGPITLTAGSPARISCKHT